Proteins encoded together in one Coffea arabica cultivar ET-39 chromosome 2c, Coffea Arabica ET-39 HiFi, whole genome shotgun sequence window:
- the LOC113727880 gene encoding probable L-cysteine desulfhydrase, chloroplastic, translated as MASDDHHIPNGSTTTPPDIQFEFAHHDPAIARINNGSFGSCPSSVISAQQDWQLKWLQQPDDFYFNTLKPSILKARLIIRDLINADHVEEISIVDNATTAAAIVLQHVTWSFLSSQFQPGDAAIILHYAYGAIKKSLQAYVARAGGQIIEVKLPFPVNSDEEIIQEFGKALELGRMNGRKIRLALIDHITSMPSVVIPVKELVKMCREEDVDQIFVDGAHAIGCVDIDVKDIGADYYTSNLHKWFFCPPAVAFLHCKKSDILNQLHHPVVSHEYGNGLAIESSWIGTRDYSAQLVVPEVMDFVNRFDGGIDGIKKRNHEKVVEMAIMLAKAWGTHLGVPPQMCSSMAMVGLPACLGIFSHSDGLKLRAYLRDCFKVEVPIYYREPEKGEHTPITGYARISHQVYNTVEDYYKFRDAVNKLFNDGVTCAFLSD; from the coding sequence ATGGCCTCCGACGACCACCACATTCCCAACGGCTCCACCACCACCCCACCTGACATTCAATTCGAATTCGCCCACCACGACCCCGCAATAGCCCGCATCAACAACGGCAGCTTCGGTTCCTGCCCATCCTCCGTAATCTCCGCCCAGCAAGATTGGCAGCTCAAATGGCTTCAACAACCCGATGATTTCTACTTCAACACCCTCAAGCCCTCCATCTTAAAAGCCCGTTTAATCATCCGGGACCTCATCAACGCCGACCACGTGGAGGAAATCTCCATCGTCGATAACGCCACCACGGCCGCAGCCATTGTCCTGCAGCATGTTACCTGGTCCTTTTTGTCCTCCCAGTTTCAGCCCGGCGACGCGGCAATCATTCTCCACTATGCTTATGGGGCCATCAAGAAATCCCTCCAGGCCTATGTTGCCCGCGCCGGCGGCCAAATTATTGAGGTAAAGCTTCCGTTCCCCGTGAATTCGGATGAAGAAATTATTCAAGAATTCGGAAAGGCCCTTGAATTGGGGAGGATGAATGGTAGGAAAATCAGGCTAGCTTTGATTGATCATATTACTTCAATGCCTAGCGTTGTTATTCCTGTTAAAGAATTGGTTAAGATGTGTAGAGAGGAAGATGTGGATCAGATATTTGTTGATGGGGCACACGCCATTGGGTGTGTGGATATTGATGTAAAAGATATTGGGGCTGATTACTACACTAGTAATCTGCATAAGTGGTTTTTTTGCCCGCCAGCTGTGGCGTTTTTGCACTGTAAAAAATCGGATATTTTGAATCAATTGCATCATCCTGTTGTTTCACATGAATACGGGAATGGATTGGCGATCGAGAGTTCTTGGATCGGTACCAGGGACTATAGTGCTCAGTTGGTAGTTCCAGAGGTGATGGACTTTGTGAATAGGTTTGATGGTGGGATTGATGGAATTAAGAAGAGGAATCATGAGAAGGTTGTGGAAATGGCAATTatgttggctaaggcgtgggggACGCATCTAGGTGTGCCTCCACAGATGTGTTCCAGCATGGCTATGGTGGGATTGCCTGCTTGTTTGGGGATTTTTAGTCACTCTGATGGCTTGAAGTTGAGGGCTTATTTAAGGGATTGTTTTAAAGTTGAAGTGCCAATATACTATAGAGAACCAGAAAAAGGGGAGCATACTCCTATAACAGGGTATGCAAGGATTTCCCATCAAGTGTATAACACAGTTGAGGATTATTATAAGTTCAGGGATGCTGTTAACAAGCTCTTTAACGATGGTGTTACTTGTGCTTTTCTCTCAGATTGA